The genomic stretch TGAGCGAAACCGAGCCTGGTCCACGATTCGCCGCGATCGGTGGAGATCGCGTGTTGGGCGTCCTTGGCGATCGCGACGACGGTGCCGTCGGCGCGGTGGTAGGTGTTGATGGCCTTGCCGGGCAGGCGATAGAAGCCGTCGTCGGATCGGTCCTCTTCCCACCATTGGGCGGTGGCGAGTTTGTCGGCGAGGAGCGCGTCGCACGCGGCGACGAAGCCGGAATCGGTGGACGCCGTGTATGGAGGGTACGGCGTGTTGGTTTCGTTCCAGCCGGCATGGCCGTTGTAACGAATGAAGTGGATCGGTCCGAACGAGCCGTCGCGCTTGATCTCGCGCACGACTCTGCCGATGCCGGTGCCGTCGTTGGGGCTCGGCTCGAGTCCGTGGAAGGCGAGCGCGAGAAGGCGGTCGCCGGGAGCAACGTAGAAGCCCATGCGCTGATGGGTGATCGTCCAGCGGCCGTCGGGGAGTCGGAAGGAGGGGAACACGATTCGAGGTTCGTCCCAGTGGACGCCGTCCGCCGACGAAGTGAGGGATGTGGGGCAGGGCGTCTCGTGCTCACTGCGGGGACCGCTGAGATACTCGAGATAAAAGCGACCGTGCCACCATGCGAGCATGGGCGCGTGCAGATAGGTGTCGGCGAGTCCGTCGGCGTGAGTCGTGTGCGTGCGGTTGGCGCGAAACACCTGGATGTTCTGCACGCCCACGGCCGGCCGGAGACCGCCGTCGGCATTCGAGTTCACCGAAAGACCACCGTGGACGCGGATGGCGGGCGAGGGGACGGGTTGTGCCGCGCACGTTTCTCCGGCGACGGCCGTGAGCACGAGCAGCGAGAGGAGTGTTTTCGGAAGTGTCATGAGAAAGCGGATACAGATCGGGTGGGATTCCGGGAGATGTACGTCGTGGAAGTACTGCGGCCTCGAGCGGCGTGTGGCCCCAGCGCTACGCGCGTGTTCAGATCGGTGCGACCGACTCGCGTACGACCAAGGTGGGATCGACGAAGATCTGAAGCTGATGCGGATCCTCGGCGTGCGCGATCCGCCACAAGAGCAGGTCGATCGCGCGACGTCCGATCTGATCGGGATGCACGTCGATCGTCGTGAGAGCGGGATGGAGGCTGGTGGCGAGGCTGCGTTCGTTGTTGCAGGAAACGACGCTGACGTCCTGACCCACTTTGAGTCCGCGTCGTGCCAAGGATGCGTAAACTTGCACCGCAGTTCGGTCCGAAGGCGTGAACAATGTCGTCGGGCGATCCTGCGCGGGGATGTTCGTCCAGCGTTCGACGAGTTCCTCCACGTGGCTCTCGAGTGTGATTGCGGGCAGTGGCCAAGCGAGGCGCGCGGGTGGCTCGGTTTCGAGCAGCGTCGCCTGAAGCCGGTGTTGGGGGGCCACGCCGAAGAACGCCATCTTCAGCCGTTCGAACTGCACTTGTCCGGGTTTTGGATTGAAGAACGCGACGTGGCGATGGCCTTGCCCGGCGAGGTGCTCGGCGACGAGTCGCGCGGCGGTTTCGAAATCGAAGTTGCAGTGATCGCCCTGTGCATTGGGTAGGCGGCCCATCAACCAAACGCGAGGAAACTGGTAGATGTGGCGAAGCAGCTCGCTCTCGTGCGACACCGGAAGGCGACCCTGATTTGGGCCCTTGAGGATGAGACCGTCCACCCGGCCGTGGCGCAGAAACGCCGGCACGCGATCACCGTCGGGAACGTTCGCGAACATCAAGTCCCGATGCTGGCTCGCGAGTGCGTGTTCGATGCCTTGGAGGGCCGAACTCACCACCGGGAGGTGGACGAGCGCATCTTCCATCCCGAAGCAAATGACCGCGATGTTTCCGCTCGCGGCACCATTGGCTTCGCCCGAAGGCGTGCGTGTCGTGGCGCGGCGCTTGCGGATTCGTGTGTAGTTGAGATCCCGCGCGGTCTCGAGCACGCGATTGCGCATCTCGTCGTTCACCTCGGGGTGGTTGTTGAGAACTCGGGAGACGGTCCCGAGTGCGACCCCCGCGACGCGGGCAATGTCGACGACGGTGACTTTGCGCTTTTGATCGTTCATCGAGGTAGAGGAGATCCGGCTACGGGGACTTGGAGGAACGCTAGCCGTGGTGCACTTTTTATCTCATGAATCAAGTAGTCTATTCATGACGTAATGTGGTTCCGTTGCCGAACTCGAGCCTGTGGGAGACTTCCCTAAGTTATTGTTGTTCAGTGTAAAAAGGGCTTCAGGGCAACGAAGTTGCCGACCTGCTCGAACAGCCGGACATTAGTATGCGCGGGAAAGTCGGCGAAAAAATGGAATTGAGACACTGTCCGATCGGAGCGTAGAAGGAGCCTAGTCGAGGACGTGGCGGGGATTTGTAAGATGCTCTAAGACAGCCGGATACGAAGACAGTGGTCATGCGTTTCTGATCGCGCGCGTCGACGCTCTGCTGTCCGTTCGAAACCGGGAGGGGGCGACGTTTCCCGTTGTTTCCTTCCTTTCCTGAAAGAGGGTTAGGATGCCGGCACTAAAGTATGCAAACGCGGAAGTATTTCGGCGAACGGTCGGGTAATTTCATGATCCGCTTCACGCTCAACCCCTGGAAATCCCGCTCCCTGCTTCCCTTCGTCGTTTACCGCTAGCTCCGCCGACTGCGTTTGCCGCATCGGCGTTGCGCACGGCGATCGACTTAGAAGTCGGACGCGTGCCGACGAGGGGAGAGCTCGAGCGCAGTTCGTTTCTGCACCCGTAACCCTGACAAGACCCCATCCACAAATGACTACGACTACGATCGAAGCGATCACCGCCCCGGCGCGTGCGAGCTTCTCTTTCGTGCGACGCTTGGCGACCATCCTGAGCGCTGCCGCGTTCGTCGCCTCGGGCGCCTTGGTTCCCGCCCAAGCACAGGCGCCGGCGACCGGCGAGATATCCGGCCGCGTGATCAATGCCGCCAACGGCCGTTACCTGCCGAACGCCCGCGTCGCGATCGTGGGCACAAACATCGAGACGTTCACCAATCCGGCTGGTGAATACACCCTCCGCAACGTTCCGGCAGGGACCGCGGACGTCCGCGTGTTTTTCACCGGTCAGGAGCCGCAATCCTCGCCGGTCGCCGTGGAGGCCGGCAAAACGAGCGTGAAGTATTTCGCCTTCAACAGCGCGTCGGAAATCACCTCCGATACGCCGATCGAGCTCAACGAATACGAAGTCGAGGCGTCGCGCTTCAGCACCGCGCAAGAACTCGCGATCAACGAGGAGCGCGTCTCCGTGAACATCAAGAACGTCGTCTCGGCCGACGCCTTCGGCGAGATCCCGAGCGGCAACATCGGCGAGTTCATCAAGTTCCTTCCCGGCGTTGAACTCGACTACGGCGGTACCTACGTCGCGCCGACGGACGCCTCCGGTATCTCCATCCGAGGCTTCGGCGCCGCCGACACGGCCATCTACATCGACGGCGTCCCCGTCGCCGCCGCCTCGCAGGGCAGCCTCACCAATCAGGTCGAACTCGACATGCTCTCGATCAACAACGCTTCGCGTGTGGAGTTGATCAAAGTGCCCACGCCCGACATGCCGATGAACTCGGTCGGTGGACAAATCAACCTCATCTCCAAGTCCGCCTTCGAGTACTCGAAACCCTCGTTCACGTGGCGCGCCTACATGACGGTGAACTCGGAAAACCCGAACCCGTTCAAGAAGGTCGCCGGCCCCGAACCCAAGAAAGTCTTGGCCGGTCAGCCCGGTTTCGAGCTCAGCTACATCAACCCGGTGAACGAGAAGTTCGGTTTCTCCGTCACCGCATCGATGTACAACCAGTTCAGCGCGAATCGTCGCCTCCGCCCGGAGTGGGGCACGGCCAACGTCAACCTCGATCTCCGTCCCTTCGGCGGCGAGCGCAACACCCCGGCGACCAACGCGGTCGGTCCCGTCTCGCTGGCAAATCCATACATGACCCGCGTGACGATCATCGACGCACCGCGCACTTCGAGCACGTTGAGCGCTTCGTTGAAGGGCGACTGGAAGCCGTTCGACGGTCTCGCGCTCACCGGCACGTATCAGATTTCCACCTACGAGTCGGCCGACGCGGCTCGGCGAATCCAGATTCGCACGCAATCGCCCCAGTCTTGGGACGCCACCAGCACGATCTCCTACGCGTATCTGCCGGCCAGTCAGTCCGCGAACGGCAGCGCCTTCACGCCGGCCAACACCTCGCTCGCGATGGATGTCGATGCCCGCGACAAGGAAGGTACGACTCACACCGGTTCGCTTCGGGCGATCTACCGGAAGGGGCCTTGGGATGTGTTCGCGCTCGCCAGCGCTTCGACATCGCGGGCTTCGTTCAAGGACTTCGAGAACGGTCACCTGTCCAAGGTGGAATTGTCCCGCACGATCGGCCAGGTCCGTTTCGAGGATATCTCCGGTGGCGTACCCGGCGAGATCACCGTGCTCGATCGCGACGGCAACGTCCTCGACTTCACGAAACTCTCGAACTGGAACGCCCCTTCGATCCAAGCCTTCTCCGGCAAGGCCGAATCGATGGACGACAAGTTCAACTACAAGTTGGACGTGAAGCGCGATCTGGATTTTCTCCCCTGGCGCGAGGTGGTGCGTCTTTCCTTCAAGACCGGTTTCCTCCGCGAAGAGACGCTCAAGAAGAAATGGGGTCTCGGCACCGGATACCGCGAGCGGTACGTCGGACCGTCTCTCGCCTTGGATACCTATCTGGACAACACCTACCTCGACCAAGATCCCGGTTTCGGATTCGCACCCCAGCAGTGGCCGAGCGTCTACGCGCTCTACGACTACTACCAAGCCAATCCCGAACTCTTCCAGATCACCGAGGCGGACGCGCGCGAGAATTGGTTCAGCTACGTCGGCCAGAACAAGCGCATCAAGGAAGTGTCGGACGCGTGGTACGCCATGCTGGAGGGCTCCGCGATGAAGAACCGACTCAACTTCGTGATCGGACTTCGCGACGAAACCCGCACCCGTACCGGAGCCGGCCCTCGCGTCGACGGTCGCTGGAACTTCGTCAAGAACGCCGACGGTACTCTTTATCGCAACTCGACGCTGCTCGGCGGCAACGGTCTCGTCCGCATCGACCAAGCCAACTCCCCGCTCTTCGCGACCAACGCCACGGGCGACGCGCTTCGTGCCGATCTCACGTCGCAAGGCATCGCGTTCCCGAACGCCGTCATCGTCAACAACTCGCTCGCTCAAGCCATGCTGCAGCGCAGAGCTCTGCAGGAAGTCTACGGCAAGTCCTCGGGCGATCCGTCGTACAGCGTCAACGTCGCCTACGACATCACCGAGAAGCTCGTCGGGAAGGTCGCCTTTTCCCGCACGTTCGGGCGCATCCCGCTCGAAGACGGCACGGCCGGTCTCCTCACGGGCGGCACGAGCTTCAACATCACCGAGGCCGAGGATCCGACGGCGATTCCGCGCGGCACGATCGCGGTCGCGAATCCCAACCTTCTGCCCGAAATATCCACCAACTGGGACTACGCGCTCACCTACTACACCAGCACGGGCGGCAAGTTCGGCGTGTCGTACTACACCAAGGACATCGAGAACTTCTCGGACAGCATCCAGGTGCAGAGCGGCGTGCCGGAGTTCGATGCGATGATGGCATCTCTCGGTCTCAATCCAGCCGACTACGCCGACTGGCGCATCACGACCTCGCAAAACGGAATCGGCACGGGCAAGGTCTCGGGCTACGAAGTCGAGGCCGCACAAGATCTGCGTGTATTCGGAGATTGGGGACGTCGCGTGAACTTCTTCGGCTCCTACTCGAAGAACAACCGCAAGGAAACCAACACCACGCGCATCTCGGCGCGTCCTGCGGCCAGCCAGCTCGCCACCGGCGGACTCAACGTTTCGTTCAATCGCTTCCGCTTCAACATCAAGGGGACGTGGCGAGACTTGGTCTACGTGCGCGGGCAAGGCACCTTCTCGATCGACGGACAACAAGTGCAGC from Opitutales bacterium ASA1 encodes the following:
- a CDS encoding LacI family DNA-binding transcriptional regulator; this translates as MNDQKRKVTVVDIARVAGVALGTVSRVLNNHPEVNDEMRNRVLETARDLNYTRIRKRRATTRTPSGEANGAASGNIAVICFGMEDALVHLPVVSSALQGIEHALASQHRDLMFANVPDGDRVPAFLRHGRVDGLILKGPNQGRLPVSHESELLRHIYQFPRVWLMGRLPNAQGDHCNFDFETAARLVAEHLAGQGHRHVAFFNPKPGQVQFERLKMAFFGVAPQHRLQATLLETEPPARLAWPLPAITLESHVEELVERWTNIPAQDRPTTLFTPSDRTAVQVYASLARRGLKVGQDVSVVSCNNERSLATSLHPALTTIDVHPDQIGRRAIDLLLWRIAHAEDPHQLQIFVDPTLVVRESVAPI